The genomic stretch cccctccccgccttaccctctgggaaccactaaaactattgtctgtatctatgagtttttgtttctcatttgtttgtcttgttctttttgtcgtttttggtttatatacccacctgtcagtaaaatcatatggttctctgcttttctgtctgacttgtttcgcctcagcgttataatctcaagatccatccatgttgtcacaaatggtcctatttcatcttttcttaccgccgaatagtattccattgtgtatatataccacaacttctttatccattcatctatcgaaggacattttggttgcttccatgtcttggccaccgtaaataaagccgcaatgaacattggagcacacatgtctttatggataaatgctttcaggttttttgggtagatacccaggagagggattgctgggtcatatggtaattctattcgtaattttttgaggaacctccacactaccttccatagcggctgcaccagtctgcattcccaccaacagtgtatgagggttcctttttctccacagcctctccaacacttgttactatttgtcttgttgatgttagccattctaaatggggtgaggtgatatctcattgtggattttatatgcatttctctgatgattagtgattcaaaatggatcaaagacttaagcataagacctgaaacaataaactgcatagaagaaaacataggtactaaacttatggaccttgggttcaaagagcattttatgaatttgactgcaaaggcaagggaagtaaaagctaaaataaatgaatgggactatatcaaacttaaagcttctgcacagcaaaagaaaccatcgacaaaataaagaggtaaccaactgaatgggaaaagatatttgcaaacagtgtctccaataagggactaatatccaaaatatacaaggaactcatgcaactcaacaactaaaaaccaaacaacccaactgaaaaatgggcagaggatctgaagggacatttctccaaagaggacatacaaatggcaaatatgaaaaaatgctcaacaaacctaaccatcagagaaaagcaaatactaTGTTTTTATCAAGCTAAACTCATAAGCCTTGATGAATTCACATCTGGCAAATGTTCTGGGCAGCACAGGGTACAGGAGTAGATATGTCATGTTTTTATGGCAGGCCCAGTGTTGGCCATAGCAGGGACTCAATCTTTTTTAATCTGTGTTTTTCGGGAGCTTTTTCCCGTGGAAGATGTCGGTGAAAGAATCTCAGGTTCGACCACCtggcttgttttcttcttcagttatAACAGCAGaatctttttccttattttagatGTTAtgaacttttcatttctctatgtatgtatttatctttCCTAATGACCTATAATCTCCAGATTCTAGGGGTTTTGTCTTACCTTTGAAGACTGGGTTTCAGGGAGGGAAATCAAGAAGTCACTAGTACTTAGTAAAGCATAGTAAGAATAACAGCGTctaattattctatttatttttttgagggagAGGTGAGATCAAAGAGCCTGGTATAGGACTTTGAAATGCTGTGTGAAGTAATTGCAAATCCAGGAAATAATAGTGTAAGTAAGTGCTGGACAAGACACAATAAGAGAGAACACCATTTAGTAGCACTCACTATAGGGGGGCATGCTAAACACAGAACCACATAATTTTTACTAAAACATGAGAACACTAGAACCTTCTTCCTCTAGATGCTTATGAAGATGACATGTAACATGTTGACAAATGTTTGAGGCAATTTTCCggaattaatttttcaaaaagtccAGTACACATACTATATCCTTAATCTCCTTATGATCCATTTTTTGAAGTATCACTACTGGTCAAATGACACTTCTGAAGCTTATGTTAATTTACAATCTATACATTGAGTAAGAGGACCGCTACTTTACCTCTTTCTAGGATAGGCTGGCTTTTATCATTGGTTTTccaatttttgataatttttaaatggacaattttatttagattttcacGTTTTGAATGTTTCGCAAGGTTAGATTATCTTCGTATGTTTATAGAAAAGGGACTAAATCCCAAACGTTAGATAATATAGTGAAACATCTTATATGGAAACATCGGTGATTTGCTAAACAGTGACAGTGTCAAAACAATACAAGTAGCATCACACCTCcggtaaaaataattttctatagcATGTGTAAGATGGTGAATATAGTGAATCATACTGtgctgcatatttgaaagtttattGCATCTTACCCAAAACATATCTACATTCTGTTAGTCAGCCCCCACATATTGTTTTCTATTGGTAGTAAACCTAATTGGCCATTTTGACATCTTTCTGTGTAATCTAATCAGCCATTTTCAAATCCTTTGAAGGCTTTAGCCAATCACAGGAAGAGGCTGTGGCCTTTAGTGAATGGAATCCCATAAAAGGTACATTTCTCCAGAGACTACTTCTTCTTCAGGGTAGTCTGACTGAGTTTGCAGCTCCCAGCAGAATGGAGAGCTCTTGCTGACCCTGATATCAGCTGGTCTTCCAGAACGTCCAGAGGTGAGACCACTCAGAATAGACTCTGGTGAGTTTGGAATTTAGAGCAAATATCTTCATGTCTACTTTCTCTTATACAGACACATACTTTCAATTTATCTGTTAGCATGCTTGGGTCTTGTCCAAGCAAACAAGTGGCTTTCCTAGTTAATTAATACGTAAATATTGATAACTCCTAGTTATCAATACTTAAATTATCTGTGACTAGAACATTGGTAATATATTGATATTTGTTAagtgtttgattatttttatgttattacatTATGTTTTGCTAGATTTGttagattttaaaagagatttccaTAGTTTTTATGCAATTATCAAAATCATAAACCACCTAGAATGTTCAACATCATGTAGGTATGTAATAATAGTCTTTACACACAtcaacataaaagtaaaatgtgttgCATTAATTAGAAAACGCTTATAAAGTACCTATTTGCTAGGCCTTTAAAACCTTCAGTTTGCAGACTTGATTTGAAAACTGTACAAAATAGATGAGACCAATGGTAAGGACTCCCTAGATGTGGCACTGGTCACAATGGGGGGAATATCAAAATAAAGATGAACCAGTTGTGCTACCGTGAACTGCATGTCTGGACTTTCTAGTGGAGAGAGGACACCCAGTAttctcatattttcctttctttctttttttttaaacaattgaatACTTGTTGCTGATTATAATTGTAGCTTGAACATTCACCCAAAATATGAAGGTGCTGTGATAATCTGAactgatttggaaaaaaattgatttcctGAACTAGAAATAACAGATGAtctttataatttattgtttGAAAGGAGTTTTGCTATTAAAGTTAGAATCATAAATTCAACTGTTTCTAGTTTTAGTTTTAGGAGTTGAAAGATAAAGTTGACACGGCTTAAATTAAATGAGCCTAAATTAACCTAATCAGTTTTACGGTTTGATTTGTCAGTTCAGAGGCAAAAAACAGAGACCATTCACATagatatggtgtgtgtgtgtgggcgagTGCGTGCACGTGCCTGTTACAGTCACAGagtcctggagagagagagagatcaatcAGTTAATAAAAGTAATTCTGGAATCATCCTAGCTTTTACCCTCTTCTCCAGTCATTCTTCTCATCTAAGTCAGTCAGGTTTGATTTGTTTATCTTAACCAAAAAAGATGCCGAGGGCTCTGttgtctcattttctcatttctaccaTAGCCTAAACCCAACCCGTCCTGATTTACCAAGTGTAGGTTTGTACGGGGGTCAGCTAATAAGTAGATTACGTACCTACTTACTAGGTAGGTAGAGCTCAAGAAGACATGCCAAAGATGTTCTTCCCTCATCTGGAAAGAAtagcattctttttcttcctccctcatttctctctctctctttttttttttttttaattttcagaaacatGGATTCAGACACCTTGCAAGCCTTCCAGAAAGAACTCACCTGCTCCATTGCTTGGACTTCTTCCTAGACCCCGTCACCATAGACTGTGGGCACAGCTTTTGCCGCCCTGCCTGTGCCTGTGCTGGGAGGAAGGCCAAACTCCAATGTTGCTGCCCTGAGTGCAGGAGAGGATCAGAGAAGTCAGATTTCAAGACCAACATCGTACTCAAGAACCTGGCTTCCCTTGCCAGACGGACCAGAGCTTCCTACGTCAACAGCTCTGAGGAGCACATCTGTGTGGCACACAAAGAAGCCAAGGGGGTCTTCTGTGACGTTGAAAACAGCCTGCTCTGTGGGCTCTGCTCTCAATCCCCAGAGCATGTGGCTCACAGCCACAGCCCAATGCAATGGGCTGCTGAGCAATGCAGGGTAGGTGACGCCTCCAACGAACTGGGAAAGCCTCAGGCCCCTAAGTCAGAGAGAGATGAGGATGATGATAAGGAAGCTGATGAGAATGgagatggtggaggtggtgattTTTCCATGTAAATGCCAAGATATAAGTGTATCCTCACAACGCTGTCGACCCATTGGGACACTATTACCGGAGCTGTGATGAGCCGTTACTAAGGGAGGTTTCCTTAGAAACATTGTCCAAATATGTAGAATCGGTGTGATTGTGGGGCAGGTGCTCAGCACCAGGAACTCCGACTTCTGATGCAAGTTTGACTTCTTCGTAGTCAGTTATGTAAAAATCTGGGTATAAATTTCTCAGGAAATGGATGATACGATCCATAAGGTCCCCCTAAATGTTCTACTGATGTTTCTGTCACCTAATGTACCAAATATTAGAATCAAACTATGTTAATGTGAAAAAATCAGACCTCTTCATTTTAACTCAAGGTGGCTTTTTTCAATGACTGCCTCTTACCATAAAATAAGGGGATGAAATTTACAAAATCATCTTCTGTGTCGCAGAAGCTCATGGTTATTTTGCAGGAGAATCTTCTAAAGAGAATGGACTCCTTATGGAATATGACTCAAGAAATGCAAACCAGTCTGAAGCAGGAAACAAGCAAAACCCTGTCATTAGAGGTAAGAAGCAAcatgttctgtttatttttatgcagATTGATGTATGCTGGCTTAGATTTTTCGCTAAATTCAAGTTGCTGATTAAAGGATAATGGTTTCTGTCTAGGAAAATGTAGTGGTTTCAGGTGATGTATCAGTAATCACAAATACACCGGCCAATAGAAGTTAGTGCAAGGAAAGCTGAtccagctgacccttgaacaacgagGGGAATTAGGGTCCCACAGGCTTGCAGTCAAATGTCCAGTTATAACTGGCTCTCTCCAAACGTCCTCATCCCTTGGTACCTGCAGGGCATTGGCTCCAATACCCCAATGCAACCCAAATCAAGGGATGTTCAAGTCCCGTGTATAAAATAGTATAGGACAAATGCATACATCGACTCTCTGCATGTGGGATCCTTAACCTCGGATCAAAATTACTGTCTTTGATATGCCATTGGTTGAATCATGGATAGGAATCCCTCAGgtacagagggctgactgtatatttatattgaaaaaaacgAAGTATTAGTGGACTCTCGTAGTTCaacaaacccatgttgttcaagggacAACTGTGTGTGGCATAACCCAGGCTTGGTACATGTTCCTAGTTCTACTTTCAGGGTTTGGAAACACCTTTTCAGAAACTGAGTAAAAGACAATATTGCACTAAGTTTGGCtgtgaaggaaaggagaaaaatatagtaGTACCCAGAGGAAAACTAGAGAATGTTTCAAAAATCTGTGTAATATGGTGTAtacataaatacttttaaatatgtagaaaaatcaggcaaaggaacaaaacaaaaagaagattacagtaacagaaaataattgaaagtgtAAGAACCCCAAAGAAGCATCACAGATAGAGAGAGCCTGGGACCCCTTAGGGGGCTCAGTTTAACATGAGAACACACCAGGAACATAGAGAAAGCATGGACAGAAGGGCCAGCACACACTCAAGACATTTTGAGGGTTGAGGTAGAAGTTTTTTCCAGTAAGTTCTTGACGAAGCTAAGGAAATATTTGATGTTTGAAGATTTCTGCTGAGAGTGAGGATATGTAACCCCGTTCATCCCCTACTTCTGCAGGAGTATGTGGCCTTAAGGAAGGTGATGATCAAAGCTGAATATCAGAAGATGCATCTGTTTCTCTGTGAGGACCAGCACTTCCACCTGGACACAATGGAGAGAGAAGCCAAGGAGATTTTCCAACAACTCAAGGAAAGTGAACTCAGGATGATCCAACAGAAAGAAAGCCTGAAAGACATGTACAGAGAGCTGACTGAGAGGTGCCACAAGCCTGACATGGAGCTTCTCCAGGTGAGAACGGAGAGTCCATCCTCACAGACAGGCATCCTTTTGGGAGCAAGGTGGCCATGGCATTAAAATGTTACCTGCACACAGCATTACTCTCAGCTGTGATGATGCCCCTTGACTCATATCATTACGTTGGTCCAATGACTTATTTCCTAGTGTCCTGGTAATCTTTGGGAGATTTTTGTCCTCGGTAGCTAAGACAGGACATAATTATTTCAGTGTCATCAGGAGTACCATCTACACAGACAGATTACTCAAAATCAGGAAATCTCTGTGGCCATGGGAACGTTAATTTTGTGGGGGTCATTCTCAGTTTATGTTCCTCTGATCCACTGTCCCAGTCTGTTATCTCCAGCAAAGCAACTTGCTGCAGACACATTGGGGTTTTGCCCACTGCATAGGCAAGATTTGTGCactctttaattatttttatatgatttccTGTTTTGCTTTAATTGTATCATAAATGGTCAGGTCTCTCCCTGGGAATACGATGGAACAAGGAGTGACACTGGAAACCTAGATCTTGTTGCATCACTTCCCATCCCTGCCTGACATCCTTCCTTCCACAATATACCCTGAGGAGACGCCCCTCGTGTTTCAGTGTCAGTTCTGTTATTAAGATAGCCTGTGATTATTCTTtaaagagaataggaaaaaaaaacacattatcaaAACCAATTCTAACATGTAACATGACAGAACAATCATGattactctttttttgtttgttttttgcaggACTTGGGAAACTTATTGGAAAGGTGAGTTTACACTAATGATTTCTGACTTCTGAGCCAGTCATTGTCTGTCGATGAGGAATGTTTTGAGCTATTAACATTGTCATCTGTggctattttccattttctttcaaaaaaggcCCCGAGGCCTTCTCCTTGGTCTCAGAAGTTTCCTTTTTATGTGGCTGAATACAAATATACCTAAAAGCCATCTGACATTCTGGGCTTTGTTCCAGCCAGTCAGCCCCATTGTCTCCATCCTTATCACAATAAACATTCTGAAGGGATCTTTCTAAAGTATATCAGCCGAGGCACCTACACTACAGAGTGGAAGGTGAAATAGACAGGAAAGACGGAGCTTTCCTAAGAGTGGGAAGGGAGTGTGTGCATTTGTCCCCAGGAGTAGCACTGATTCAGCCTGTTCTATCACAGCAGATCCCCGTTG from Rhinolophus ferrumequinum isolate MPI-CBG mRhiFer1 chromosome 11, mRhiFer1_v1.p, whole genome shotgun sequence encodes the following:
- the LOC117030906 gene encoding LOW QUALITY PROTEIN: putative tripartite motif-containing protein 64B (The sequence of the model RefSeq protein was modified relative to this genomic sequence to represent the inferred CDS: inserted 2 bases in 2 codons; deleted 1 base in 1 codon); its protein translation is MDSDTLQAFQKELTCSXCLDFFLDPVTIDCGHSFCXPCLCLCWEEGQTPMLCPECRRGSEKSDFKTNIVLKNLASLARRTRASYVNSSEEHICVAHKEAKGVFCDVENSLLCGLCSQSPEHVAHSHSPMQWAAEQCRENLLKRMDSLWNMTQEMQTSLKQETSKTLSLEEYVALRKVMIKAEYQKMHLFLCEDQHFHLDTMEREAKEIFQQLKESELRMIQQKESLKDMYRELTERCHKPDMELLQVRTESPSSQTGILLGARTELVQMQKPQPVNPELTSWRFLGILDMLNSFRVHNVLTQETITHYMSLPEDVRSMMFGDDRKGTSREPQSTQSFAAWGAQTFTSGRHYWEVDVPHSLNWILGVCKDSLVSDTGITIDFEEASLLFSLRMNNHYRLSTNSPPLIQYMERPLGKIGVFLDYDNGSVSFYDADKGSLICSLVSSSFSSPLKPFLCLGSP